In the genome of Streptomyces sp. P3, the window GCCATGGGGAGGCCGTAGCCGCCGATGGACTTGGAGAGGGTGATGATGTCGGGGACGATGCCGGCCTCCTCGAAGGAGAAGAACGAGCCCGTCCGCCCACAGCCCATCTGGACGTCGTCGACGATCAGCAGCATGTCGCGCCGTTCGCACAGATCCGCCAGACCGCGAAGCCACTCCGGGCGGGCCACGTTGACGCCGCCCTCGCCCTGGACCGTCTCGACGATCACCGCGGCGGGCTGGTTGAGTCCGGAACCCTGGTCTTCCAGCAGTCGTTCGAACCACAGGAAGTCGGCGACGCGTCCGTCGAAGTAGTTGTCGAACGGCATGGGGGTGCCGTGCACCAGCGGAATCCCCGCGCCGGCCCGCTTCATGGAGTTGCCCGTCACGGCCAGCGAGCCCAGGGACATGCCGTGGAACGCGTTGGTGAACGAGACGATCGCCTCCCGGCCCTTGACCTTGCGGGCCAGCTTCAGTGCTGCCTCCACGGCGTTGGTGCCGGTGGGGCCGGGGAACATCACCTTGTGCGACAGGCCACGCGGGCGCAGCACGAGGTCCTGGAAGCGCTCCAGGAAAGCTCGCTTCGCGGTCGTGCTCATGTCCAGGCTGTGCGTGACGCCGTCGCGTTCCAGGTAGTCCAGCAGGGCGCGTTTGAGTACCGGGTTGTTGTGCCCGTAGTTGAGCGCTCCGGCACCCGAGAAGAAGTCGAGATAGGTCCGCCCGTCCTCGTCATGGATGCGGCTGCCTCGGGCGCGGTCGAACACGACAGGCCAGCTGCGGCAGTAGCTGCGGACCTCGGACTCCAGGGTCTCGAAGATGGAGGGGGAAGGCTGAGTGACAGTCACTGAGGTAGGTCCTTCGGTGCGGTTCATGCCAGCGGGCTGATGCGGTAGAGGATCTCGGGCTCGTGTCCGTGCGCCGTCGGGAACAGGTCCTCGCCGAAGAGGACTTCGCGCTCGATGCGCGCCCCGCGCCGTTGGGCGAACGAGGCGAACAGCCGGTGCGAGGGTTCATTGCCGGGTGTGATCGTCGTCTCGACCCGGCGTGCCCCTGCGCCCACGCCGCGCACCGCGAGGTCGTCGAGCATCCGGCCGGCCAGCCCGCGACCCCGATGCGCGCGGTCCACTGCTACCTGCCAGATGACCAATGTCTGCGGGTGATCGGGCCGAATGTATCCGGTGATGAATCCGGTGGGGTGGCCGAGGTCGTCGCGCGCCACGACGGAGGTGCGGGAGAAGTCACGGCACCACAAAAGATAGCTGTAGGTCGAATTGAGATCGAGGACCCCGGTGTCACGGGCGATGCGCCACATAGCTACGCCGTCTGCAATATCGGGAAGGTCGAGAGTCGGTACCGGGCAGGGCGAATCCGTCTCCTTGCTGGATTTCATGGGTGACAAACCTAGATGGAGAAGTTGAATTCCGCAGCGCACGAACTTCTCACAAGAGATCTGTCTGGGACGACTTTGATTCGGGGTGAAACTGATGAAACCACACCATAAGGAGAGGGCATTTCGGTCATTATGACACCGGGTTACGCTGCGATAACGATCCGGAAATCCCCTGGTTTGACAATCTCGTTACGGGGGAGGGGGAGGTTCGGGATCAGAATTTCAATGCCAATGAAAATGTGCGCATGCATTCATGACTCCGGCGTCAGGGTTCGCGGGAGCCGTACAGACCGACTGTCGGGAACTTCATCTATTTCTTATGGAACCGCCCTGAATTACCTCGCTAGCTATCCTGTTCCGAATTTCTGGAAACTTCAGCGATGGGCTCGTCTCGTTGTTGCGACCGCCTCTGGCGTCGTGAACTCATCGCGGCGTTCCGGCGCGAACCACGTCTCGGCGGTATGTCGACGCCTCGCTGAGGGCGTCACTGCCGCCCTTGTGGACGTCAAAAGCCACGTCGCGAAGCTGATCCGACGGGCCGCCGGATGTGCTGCCGGTATGCGTCGTGAGGCGGACCCCTCCTGGACGACTGATCACACGGGAGGTCCCCTCGGTGACTCGAACTGTGACCTCTGGGGTTCTCCCATCTTGAGCCTATGCAATCTTTGCTCTGTAGAACCATTGCCCTTCCTTTACCGTTATCGAACCGAGGCCGAAGCCCCGGCGTGCTTGATCGTCGTCGGTGGGCGCGGTCCCTGCCTGGGCTGACGTCGGAATGGCTTCCTGGCGTGCGCTTCGGCGCTCCGCTCCGGATCTGCGAGTCGCCATGTGGTGCACGTGATCGCGTTCCGCCCATCTCGGGGCCGTTGCGCCGACAGCGAGCGGAGGTGGCGGGCGGGAAGGGGGTTCGTAGCCGCCTCGCGTGAGGTCGAAGTGGCCGTTCACCAGGGAGATTTGCACGGTGGCCCGCCCTTTGCGCAGGGAGCGGAGACCGTCACCGGATGCACGCCCCGGGCATCCGCCCGCGCACACCCGCACGGTGATCGCCTACACCATCACGCGGGACGCCATCGCGGATTGCTCCGGACAGGGTCCGCAACTGGCGACGCCGGTTCAGGAGAGGGCGTAGAAGCGGTCTTCGGGGGGATGCGCGGCCACATGCCAGCAGGTGGTCGGTAGGTCGACGTGGCGGGCCGTGCCCGTGTGCAGGTCGAAGATGCCGACCTCGCGGGCCTCGCCGCGACCGGGGTGGTCCATGCCGCCGTAGACGAGGTATCGGCCGGAGGCCGTGGTCTTCATGGCGTGGGGCAGCTTCAGGCCGTGCGGGCCCAGGCGCTCGGGACGGCCGAGCTGGTCGATGTCGAACCGCCACAGGTGCTCGCCGATCGCACCGACGATCTCCCGGTTTCCCAGCCAGGCGATGTGGGTGGTGCCTTTGATGGACGAGTCGGTGGGCTCGATCCGCAGGGTGGACAGGCGGTCGGTCTCGGCGAGGGCCGTGGTGTCGTAGAAGAGCAGGTGTTGGCCGGTGGTGCCGAGGAACCCGAGTGAGCGGTCCGGGCTGACGCTGACGGCATGACCGCCGGCGATGCCGTCGTAGTACTCGATCTTGTACGCGTACCGGCCGGTGGCGGGGTCGTAGCGGAAGACGCAGACGCCTGCCCGGCCTTCCAGGCCGTTGAGGCCGTTGCCGTCGAGGGCGATGTGGAAGGCGTACGGGTACTCGTGCGGCTGGGTGGTGAGCGGGGTCAACGGGGCTGCCTCTCGGGCCTGAAGTGACGGAAGCCGGAACTGTCGGTGTACTCGGGCCGTGTCGGCCTCCACGGGGCCAACCCGGCCAACGGGTTCAACGGCTCGGTCACGCGGGCGACGGCGTCCCGGAGCGAGAAGTCGGCGCCGGCCGTCTCCGTGACCGGCCCTGTGCTGCCCTGCCCGTGTGCCGCG includes:
- the ectA gene encoding diaminobutyrate acetyltransferase; this translates as MKSSKETDSPCPVPTLDLPDIADGVAMWRIARDTGVLDLNSTYSYLLWCRDFSRTSVVARDDLGHPTGFITGYIRPDHPQTLVIWQVAVDRAHRGRGLAGRMLDDLAVRGVGAGARRVETTITPGNEPSHRLFASFAQRRGARIEREVLFGEDLFPTAHGHEPEILYRISPLA
- the ectB gene encoding diaminobutyrate--2-oxoglutarate transaminase; its protein translation is MTVTQPSPSIFETLESEVRSYCRSWPVVFDRARGSRIHDEDGRTYLDFFSGAGALNYGHNNPVLKRALLDYLERDGVTHSLDMSTTAKRAFLERFQDLVLRPRGLSHKVMFPGPTGTNAVEAALKLARKVKGREAIVSFTNAFHGMSLGSLAVTGNSMKRAGAGIPLVHGTPMPFDNYFDGRVADFLWFERLLEDQGSGLNQPAAVIVETVQGEGGVNVARPEWLRGLADLCERRDMLLIVDDVQMGCGRTGSFFSFEEAGIVPDIITLSKSIGGYGLPMALTLFKPELDVWEPGEHNGTFRGHNPAFVTATAALDAYWADSDSMTKQTIARGEQTEAVLREIVAEHSGTGARHRGRGLVWGLEFDDKGWASRANARAFELGLLIETSGPQDEVLKLLPALTITADELDEGLRTLARAVRQTAQEKTNT